A region from the Criblamydia sequanensis CRIB-18 genome encodes:
- the nrdJ gene encoding ribonucleoside-triphosphate reductase, adenosylcobalamin-dependent: MTKPTARALATSLRTYHRPVKEGDDRLESWNQVVERVIQHQRWLWERALGRSLIEREEHELEECRQLILGRYIAPAGRTLWLGGTELSRKRESCMFNCSFTHVETVYDLVDVLWLLLQGCGVGFRPITGTLNGFRCPLHEIRVIRSNRTEKGGIPHNVETYDPETRTWTVKVGDSAIAWAKAIGKLVAGKFPARTLVLDFSEIRPAGTRLKGYGWISSGDEQIAKAFKAIAEILSNRADQLLTRMDILDIVNWLGTILSSRRSAQIALFEYGQPEWDDFALAKKEWWLNDKSHRQQSNNSLLFYSKPTRAELERIFQLMLDSGGSEPGFINATEAERRAPWFRGCNPCVEILLGNKSFCNLTEINVLAFKGDKVGLENALRLAARMNYRQTMVNLRDEILQEAWHLNNDFLHLCGVGLTGIRARPDLTRYDFKRMRNIAVSAAYSMANELNAPLPKNVTCVKPSGTISKIMGTEEWGEVPEGTHIPLGRYIFNNITYSKHDPLVERFKKANYSIIEKPFEPESVIVKFPIKYESVPFTRKTVARKNGKIEEVEVNTDSAVNQLEWYRTLMDTWCEQNVSNTISYDPSEIPEIIDWFLEHWDCYVGVSFIFRNDPTKKAEDLGYAYLPQEVVTKEEYEEYVAKLLPINYEGLEFSDEELAEECLTGACPIR, encoded by the coding sequence ATGACAAAGCCTACAGCACGTGCCTTAGCAACTTCGCTTCGCACTTACCATCGTCCTGTTAAAGAAGGCGATGATAGGCTCGAAAGCTGGAATCAGGTTGTAGAAAGAGTGATACAACACCAAAGATGGCTATGGGAAAGAGCCCTTGGCAGATCTTTGATTGAAAGAGAAGAGCATGAACTGGAAGAATGCCGCCAGCTTATTTTAGGCCGCTATATTGCTCCTGCCGGAAGAACTCTTTGGCTTGGCGGAACAGAGCTTAGCCGAAAAAGAGAATCTTGCATGTTTAACTGCTCTTTTACACATGTTGAAACAGTATATGATCTTGTCGATGTGCTTTGGCTTCTTTTACAAGGCTGCGGAGTTGGCTTTAGACCGATTACCGGGACCCTCAATGGCTTTCGCTGCCCGCTTCATGAGATTCGAGTCATTCGATCCAATAGAACAGAAAAAGGCGGCATCCCTCATAACGTAGAAACATATGATCCTGAAACTAGAACTTGGACAGTTAAAGTCGGCGATTCAGCAATCGCTTGGGCTAAAGCTATTGGAAAACTAGTCGCTGGAAAATTTCCTGCAAGAACTCTTGTCCTTGATTTTTCTGAAATCCGGCCGGCCGGAACTCGCCTTAAAGGCTATGGCTGGATTTCATCCGGTGATGAGCAAATTGCCAAAGCCTTTAAAGCCATCGCTGAAATTCTATCTAATAGAGCCGATCAGCTTCTGACTCGAATGGATATTTTAGACATCGTTAACTGGCTTGGAACCATTCTTTCAAGCAGAAGATCTGCGCAAATCGCTCTTTTTGAATACGGACAACCAGAGTGGGATGATTTTGCTTTAGCTAAAAAAGAGTGGTGGTTAAATGATAAGTCTCATAGACAGCAGTCTAACAACAGTCTTCTTTTTTATAGCAAACCAACAAGAGCTGAACTTGAGCGTATCTTCCAGTTAATGTTAGATTCCGGCGGGTCGGAACCCGGCTTTATCAATGCCACAGAAGCCGAGAGAAGAGCTCCCTGGTTTAGAGGCTGCAACCCTTGCGTTGAAATCCTTCTTGGAAATAAAAGCTTCTGCAACCTGACAGAAATTAACGTTTTAGCTTTTAAAGGCGACAAAGTAGGCTTAGAAAATGCCCTTCGTCTTGCAGCGAGAATGAATTATCGCCAAACCATGGTCAATTTAAGGGATGAAATCCTTCAAGAAGCTTGGCATTTAAATAATGACTTTCTCCACCTTTGCGGCGTTGGTCTTACAGGAATTCGAGCAAGGCCTGATTTAACACGCTATGACTTCAAAAGAATGCGAAATATCGCAGTGAGCGCAGCTTACAGCATGGCCAATGAATTGAATGCCCCTCTTCCGAAAAACGTCACATGCGTTAAGCCAAGCGGCACCATCAGCAAAATAATGGGTACAGAAGAATGGGGAGAAGTGCCGGAAGGAACCCACATTCCTCTAGGCCGATACATTTTTAACAATATCACTTACTCAAAGCACGATCCTTTAGTGGAACGTTTCAAAAAGGCAAACTATAGCATTATTGAAAAACCGTTCGAGCCGGAGTCTGTTATTGTGAAGTTTCCAATTAAATATGAAAGTGTTCCTTTCACAAGAAAAACAGTGGCTCGTAAAAATGGAAAAATTGAAGAAGTTGAAGTCAACACTGATTCTGCTGTAAACCAGTTAGAGTGGTATCGTACTCTTATGGATACTTGGTGCGAGCAAAATGTTTCCAATACCATTTCTTACGATCCTTCAGAAATTCCGGAAATTATCGATTGGTTCCTGGAGCATTGGGATTGTTACGTCGGGGTATCCTTTATTTTTAGAAACGACCCTACTAAAAAAGCGGAAGATTTAGGTTACGCTTATTTGCCTCAAGAAGTGGTCACTAAAGAAGAATATGAAGAATATGTCGCAAAACTTCTTCCGATCAATTATGAAGGATTGGAGTTTAGCGATGAGGAACTAGCAGAAGAGTGTCTCACAGGAGCTTGCCCTATCCGGTAA
- a CDS encoding FAD-dependent thymidylate synthase, which produces MLLDDYENFTEAQKKLLERYVTNTQGHIFALRNLPEVIKGALFSRYSRSNLGLRSLLLKEFISNSDESGFNEIAGFKEADEAFQVEQAEAIKKAQNFYDRILDGYGDDSIGELGGAHLAIENISMLAAKMIEDSRIGGSPLEKSTRYIYFDQKVNGDYLFYREPVLMTSAFRDLYINTCNQLFDTYSRLIPPLTAMIEKEKPKDAEISKTAYTAALRAKVLDCLRGLLPSGTLTNMGLYGNGRFFEGLIHKLHCSSLSEMQDMGKRIYEELSKVIPSFVRRSALSHHTHKAYERHFHKMKEELEHVSKEHAPLVSSSTESGVKLVYSDEDAERKVAAALLYPNVNKGMEELLEYCKKLPKQEIDRILEASVQGREMRRHKSPRALEHAFFTFDIVADFGVYRDLQRHRLLTQEKQKLTCDYGYFVPIEIRNTEWEAEYCRAMDQASASFELIAKEFPEEAQYIVPMAFNIRWYFHVNLRGLQWLTELRSSPAGHPNYRYIAQSMAKQVIEKHPSFERYFRFLDYGGYELGRMGQETKKAEKIGLLQK; this is translated from the coding sequence ATGCTTCTTGATGATTATGAAAATTTTACCGAAGCGCAAAAGAAATTACTTGAGCGCTATGTAACAAATACTCAAGGACACATCTTCGCCTTAAGGAATCTTCCGGAAGTTATAAAGGGCGCCCTTTTTTCGCGTTACTCAAGATCAAATTTGGGGCTTCGCTCCCTTCTCTTAAAAGAATTTATCTCAAATAGCGATGAATCCGGCTTTAATGAAATCGCGGGATTTAAAGAAGCGGATGAAGCCTTTCAAGTCGAGCAAGCAGAAGCTATTAAAAAAGCTCAAAATTTCTATGACCGGATTTTGGATGGCTATGGCGATGATTCAATAGGCGAGCTAGGCGGTGCCCATCTTGCGATTGAAAATATTTCGATGTTAGCCGCCAAAATGATAGAAGATAGCCGCATTGGCGGCTCTCCTTTAGAGAAGTCCACACGCTACATTTATTTCGATCAAAAAGTTAACGGAGACTATCTCTTTTATAGAGAACCTGTCCTAATGACAAGCGCTTTTCGAGACCTTTATATCAATACTTGCAATCAGCTTTTTGATACCTATAGCCGTCTTATTCCTCCCTTGACCGCTATGATCGAGAAAGAAAAACCAAAAGACGCTGAAATATCGAAAACTGCTTATACAGCTGCCTTAAGAGCGAAAGTTCTTGATTGCTTAAGAGGGCTCTTGCCTTCCGGTACTTTAACCAATATGGGCCTTTATGGTAATGGCCGTTTTTTTGAGGGTTTAATCCATAAACTCCACTGCTCAAGCCTGTCTGAGATGCAAGATATGGGGAAAAGAATTTATGAAGAACTTTCTAAAGTCATCCCGTCTTTTGTAAGAAGATCAGCTCTTTCCCACCATACTCACAAAGCCTACGAAAGACACTTTCATAAGATGAAAGAAGAGCTAGAGCATGTGTCCAAAGAGCACGCTCCCTTAGTGTCATCGTCAACAGAAAGCGGGGTAAAGCTTGTTTATTCAGATGAAGACGCTGAAAGAAAAGTGGCTGCAGCGCTTCTTTACCCGAATGTCAATAAAGGGATGGAAGAGCTCTTAGAGTATTGTAAAAAATTACCGAAACAAGAAATCGATCGCATTTTGGAAGCTTCTGTTCAAGGCCGCGAAATGCGAAGGCATAAGTCTCCAAGAGCCCTCGAGCATGCGTTTTTTACCTTCGACATTGTAGCTGATTTTGGCGTTTACCGAGACCTTCAAAGGCATCGCCTCCTTACGCAAGAAAAGCAAAAACTAACCTGCGATTACGGCTATTTTGTGCCGATTGAAATTCGTAATACTGAGTGGGAGGCGGAATATTGCAGAGCCATGGATCAAGCAAGCGCAAGCTTTGAGCTGATCGCAAAAGAGTTTCCTGAAGAAGCTCAGTACATCGTTCCAATGGCCTTTAATATTCGCTGGTACTTTCATGTGAACCTAAGAGGGCTTCAGTGGTTGACCGAACTTAGATCTTCGCCAGCTGGCCATCCTAATTACCGCTATATTGCCCAATCCATGGCAAAGCAAGTCATTGAAAAGCACCCTTCCTTTGAGCGTTACTTC